TCGCCGAGCACGCGTGAGGAGCAAAACTTCCATTCAGGGAAGTCGTTCAATGCCCGCGGTCGACCGTTCTCGACTGCGGGCTTTTTGCTGCTTGGTCCCTATTTCTGGGCGACTGGACCAACGCGAAAACATTTCAGCATCCCCCGCCCTGCGTCCGACGTATCCCGCGCGACCAGCAGACCTGCGGAGAGCGCCGGTATCGCACGCGGCACATCGGTGAAACCCGAAAAACTGCCGAGTTGCTCGTACCGCTTCACATTCGGCTTGAGCAAATAAACGTTGCCGTCGTTGGCGACCGCGATCAACTTGCCATCGGCCGACAACAGATGCGCCGTGCCAAAGTTTTCCTGCAACCAATGGACCTTGCCGGTCTGCGCGTCAATACATGTGAGCGACGCCGTGCCGACATCTTCGCGCCCGTTGATCCCATAAATCGCGCCATCGATCTCGATCGGCGTGTTGTACTGACTCGAAAGCGAACTGTCGTTGGCCCACACAATCGGAGCGTTGCGCTGTCCCAGTTTGGCCAGCTTGGCGCCGACGCCATAACTGGAGGTGACAAATAAGTCGTCGTCCCAGACGATCGGCGTCGCACCGTTGACGGTCGGACCACGCATACCAAAGGGAAACTGGAATCCGACGCGTCCTGTTTCTGGATCAATCGAACAAACGTCCAACCGCGTCACGAAGATCGCCCACGTTTTGTCGCCGATCTTCGCCGAGGTCGGCGCGGCGTAACTAGCGCCAAAGTCGGTCGCTTTCCATTTTTCGCGGCCTGACTTCAAATCGAACGCAACAATCCCAGCGCC
The nucleotide sequence above comes from Blastopirellula sp. J2-11. Encoded proteins:
- a CDS encoding PQQ-binding-like beta-propeller repeat protein produces the protein MILLRNALFFVTIPLIAASSQAGEWPQILGPTRNGVATGEKLADKWPTAGPPLVWKKSVGAGYAGPVIARDQVILFHRIAKLEVVEALDLQTGEKKWSTSFDATYQGSIVRDSGPRCTPLIVDDVIILLGAAGDLYCVDFATGKRRWNVELASTYGAQEGYFGFGSTPIVIDGNVLVNVGGRNGAGIVAFDLKSGREKWKATDFGASYAAPTSAKIGDKTWAIFVTRLDVCSIDPETGRVGFQFPFGMRGPTVNGATPIVWDDDLFVTSSYGVGAKLAKLGQRNAPIVWANDSSLSSQYNTPIEIDGAIYGINGREDVGTASLTCIDAQTGKVHWLQENFGTAHLLSADGKLIAVANDGNVYLLKPNVKRYEQLGSFSGFTDVPRAIPALSAGLLVARDTSDAGRGMLKCFRVGPVAQK